From a region of the Flavobacterium branchiarum genome:
- a CDS encoding porin: MRKFLVIALFLMVCIAHAQEIYKQEIKKEVVRILDSINKAKETSIIMGPNIEPTHDKEEKDRWYDKISLRGYAQIRYNGLFSTNDKVSCEQCDKSWGTTSTEPGAKSNNGLFIRRARLVFSGQVHPNVFFYFQPDFASSPSTGINNFVQIRDIYFDISFDPKREYRVRVGQSKIPYGFENMQSSSVRLTLDRNDAMNSAILNERDLGVFFYWAPSKIRERFEMLVKDGYKGSGDYGVFAFGAYNGQYSNKLDSNRDLNFVARATYPFVIGNQIIEPGIQAYTGKWAFTNEITAGVPVNADRQYVKDQRVGATFVLYPKPFGIQTEYNIGKGPRYNKETNSVDVTNINGGYVLLNYKLDLGKQLLYPFAKFQYYDGGKKYEKDARSYVVRDYEIGVEWQPIKALELTAEYVISDRTFEDSVLPNNRQQGNLLRIQAQFNF, encoded by the coding sequence ATGAGAAAATTTTTAGTTATTGCTTTATTTTTAATGGTGTGTATCGCCCACGCACAAGAGATATATAAGCAAGAGATCAAGAAAGAGGTAGTTCGTATTCTAGATTCTATTAATAAGGCAAAAGAAACGTCGATTATTATGGGACCTAATATTGAGCCTACTCATGATAAAGAAGAAAAGGACCGTTGGTATGATAAAATATCATTAAGAGGTTATGCTCAAATAAGATACAATGGTTTGTTTTCTACCAATGATAAAGTTTCTTGTGAGCAATGTGATAAGTCGTGGGGAACAACATCAACAGAACCAGGTGCTAAGTCTAATAATGGCCTTTTTATAAGACGCGCACGGTTAGTGTTTTCAGGACAGGTACATCCTAATGTGTTTTTTTACTTTCAGCCAGATTTTGCTAGTTCACCTAGTACAGGAATTAATAACTTCGTTCAAATTAGAGACATCTATTTTGATATTTCTTTTGATCCTAAAAGAGAATATCGTGTTCGTGTAGGACAAAGTAAAATCCCTTATGGTTTCGAGAACATGCAATCAAGTTCGGTTCGACTTACATTGGATAGAAATGACGCTATGAATAGTGCTATATTAAATGAGCGTGATTTGGGAGTGTTCTTTTATTGGGCACCAAGTAAAATAAGAGAGCGTTTTGAAATGTTAGTAAAAGACGGTTACAAAGGTTCAGGTGATTACGGTGTTTTTGCTTTTGGAGCATATAATGGTCAGTATTCTAATAAATTAGATAGCAACAGAGATCTAAATTTTGTAGCAAGAGCCACTTATCCATTTGTAATTGGAAATCAAATTATCGAGCCAGGAATTCAGGCCTATACTGGAAAATGGGCATTTACCAACGAAATTACAGCAGGAGTGCCAGTAAATGCTGATAGGCAATATGTAAAAGACCAGAGAGTAGGAGCAACTTTTGTTTTGTACCCGAAACCTTTTGGTATACAAACAGAATATAATATTGGTAAAGGACCTCGTTATAACAAAGAAACAAATAGTGTTGATGTAACAAATATAAATGGGGGGTATGTTTTATTAAATTATAAACTTGATTTAGGAAAACAATTATTATATCCTTTCGCAAAATTTCAATATTATGATGGAGGAAAAAAATATGAAAAAGATGCCCGAAGCTACGTAGTTAGAGATTATGAAATCGGGGTTGAATGGCAACCGATTAAAGCCCTTGAACTTACAGCAGAATATGTTATTTCTGACAGAACTTTTGAAGATAGTGTATTACCAAATAACAGACAGCAAGGGAATTTATTGAGAATACAAGCT